The Plasmodium berghei ANKA genome assembly, chromosome: 8 genome has a segment encoding these proteins:
- a CDS encoding ATP-dependent DNA helicase Q1, putative, which translates to MGEIKVKNGKLEFPRKNDEDNTKFDLLDLYKKKYQKIDINKAKNVLNDYFNYTNFKEKQIECLNGIKNFEHILNIMPTGGGKSLIYQIMPLIVDGISIVISPLISLIQDQIKSLRNKNIFSETINSSLNKKENQNILAMLRSFNDCNIKVLYITPETATSPQFISILEELYLNGKISLISIDEVHCISTWGCDFRKSYRHLSKLLNTCPYVRIYSCTATATKHVERDIITNLGFHDSNNNKNDNDKETINIYKGLKIVRTSFNRPNIKYIIIYSDLLKIDKKESICDIVREKRNERKTGIIYCFKRKTCDMISKYLRENGIQSLSYHAGLTNNARKQIQEKWINGTIKILVATIAFGMGIDRKDVSYIIHFNLPKSIENYYQESGRAGRNGNIAFCYLYYSKEDVEKLAFIIKGCYSNLDAYNPNMEKKFEKEMHNLECVHNLCITQKCIRTQILNYFGETYQKDNHNNKDRKSDINYCCSYCFDIKGSADKIRQINNLYQQENWNPNFQRKTNEYNNVASYQYSHKGKKHKLSGNDSDSNQYEEIGFDDYKLSNNRIKGFVPFQKASSIISKDIRAKGIVEVMKELERREEMAEIKLQEKNDRIPKVSRLIPTCVNIKKKNIISSFKVPRKL; encoded by the coding sequence ATGGGAGAaataaaagtgaaaaatGGTAAACTGGAATTTCCAAGAAAGAATGATGAAGATAATACCAAGTTTGACTTGCTggatttatataaaaaaaaatatcaaaagatagacataaataaagccaaaaatgttttgaatgattattttaattatacaaattttaaagaaaaacaaatagaATGCTTAAAtggaattaaaaattttgaacacattttaaatattatgcCAACAGGGGGTGGAAAATctttaatttatcaaattatGCCATTAATTGTTGATGGTATAAGTATTGTAATTAGTCCtttaatttcattaatacaagatcaaataaaatctttaagaaataaaaatattttttctgaaaCAATTAATAGttctttaaataaaaaagaaaatcaAAACATATTAGCTATGCTGAGAAGTTTCAACGATTGTAATATAAaggttttatatattaccCCTGAAACAGCTACAAGTCCACAATTTATATCAATTTTAGAAGAACTCTAtttaaatggaaaaatatcTTTAATATCAATAGATGAAGTACATTGTATTAGTACCTGGGGTTGTGATTTTAGAAAAAGTTATAGACATTTAAGTAAGTTACTAAATACTTGCCCATATGTTAGAATATACAGTTGTACTGCTACTGCAACAAAGCATGTGGAAAGAGATATAATTACTAACTTAGGATTTCACgattcaaataataacaaaaatgataatgataaGGAAacgataaatatatataagggACTGAAAATTGTAAGAACATCTTTCAATAGACCAaacattaaatatataatcatttaTAGCGATTTACtaaaaattgataaaaagGAAAGTATATGTGATATAGTTagagaaaaaagaaatgaaaGGAAAACAGGAATTATTTATTgctttaaaagaaaaacatGCGATATgatttcaaaatatttaagaGAAAATGGAATACAATCATTAAGTTATCATGCAGGTTTAACTAATAATGCAAGAAAACAAATTCAAGAAAAATGGATAAATGGaactataaaaatattagtaGCTACAATAGCATTTGGGATGGGAATAGACAGAAAAGATgtttcatatattatacattttaatttaCCTAAATCGatagaaaattattatcaagAATCGGGTAGAGCTGGTAGAAACGGTAATATAgcattttgttatttatactATTCTAAGGAAGATGTAGAAAAGTTAgcatttataataaaaggaTGTTATTCAAACTTAGATGCGTATAATCCgaatatggaaaaaaaattcgaaAAAGAAATGCATAATTTGGAGTGTGTTCACAATTTATGTATTACTCAGAAATGTATACGAActcaaattttaaattattttggaGAAACTTATCAAAAAGATAATCATAATAACAAAGATAGAAAATCTGATATTAATTATTGCTGTTCATATTGTTTTGATATTAAAGGCTCCGCAGATAAAATAAGacaaataaacaatttatatCAACAAGAAAATTGGAACCCCAATTTTCaaagaaaaacaaatgaatataataatgtagCATCTTATCAATATTCTCATAAAGGGAAAAAACATAAGTTAAGTGGCAACGATTCTGATTCTAATCAGTACGAAGAAATCGGATTTGATGATTATAAATTAAGTAATAATAGGATTAAAGGATTCGTACCTTTTCAAAAAGCATCCTCAATTATATCAAAAGATATACGAGCAAAAGGAATAGTTGAAGTCATGAAAGAATTAGAAAGACGCGAAGAAATGGCAGAAATTAAATTgcaagaaaaaaatgatagaATTCCTAAAGTAAGCAGATTAATACCTACCTgtgttaatataaaaaagaaaaatataatatcatCTTTCAAAGTTCCTCGAAAGCTATAA
- a CDS encoding dihydrouridine synthase, putative yields MRIILVKGLILYMYFTYLKNHGNAKLNENKYTLIRVYYKDNFKLYKKKKKIYNKDHINSKINYSRHTKINTDINLFKSCIPFRKNNRDIFFIGNNINIKNKITNLKRKTMSILSCNNINETLGGGDKNIFELENISQSLNSIYRKRKNEIEPLIQVAPMINVTNRHFRALVRIISKKVQLWTEMIVDNTLLYNINNLEEHLGFNKNEHPIVCQLGGSDPISLSEAAILVEQAGYDELNINVGCPSTKVANKGAFGAYLMKKPQLVKNIVYEIKKKVQIPVTVKIRTGVDDLDSFSFLRSFIETVSSAGCDHFIIHSRKAWLKGLDPKQNRSIPPLEYNKVFDLCKLYPNIKFTLNGGIKSIEQGVALLNGYAPINNMSGKHNNCTDNNYIKIKDYDINPLYGVMIGRSCMENITVLAKTDKLVYNYDIPTTAYNRRTVLDAYKSYLEQNSSFYSLVNAFELLKPILGILKGMPGHRLFRNKIDSYIRKYASILNCAQILDKAMSDVDNIAPGCLDLVLDDYKAQQEYIKNY; encoded by the coding sequence atgcgaattatattagtaaaaggtttgatattatatatgtattttacatatttaaaaaatcatgGTAATGCAAAACTGAATgagaataaatatactcTTATAAGAGTATATTATAAagataattttaaattatataaaaaaaaaaaaaaaatatataacaaagATCATATTAAcagtaaaataaattatagtagacatacaaaaataaatactgacataaatttattcaaaAGTTGTATACCttttagaaaaaacaaCAGGGATATATTCTTCATTGGAAACAACATTAATatcaaaaacaaaataacaaatttaaaaagaaaaactaTGTCGATTTTATcatgtaataatataaatgagaCATTGGGAGGGggtgataaaaatatttttgaattagaaaatatatcacaATCATtaaatagtatatatagaaaaagaaaaaatgaaatcgAACCTTTAATACAAGTTGCCCCTATGATAAATGTGACAAATCGTCATTTTAGAGCTTTGGTTCGAATTATTAGTAAAAAGGTACAATTATGGACTGAAATGATTGTTGATAATACtttgttatataatataaataatttagaaGAACATTTAGGTTTCAATAAAAACGAGCATCCAATAGTCTGTCAATTAGGGGGTTCTGATCCTATATCATTATCAGAAGCAGCTATATTAGTAGAACAAGCTGGATATGATGAACTAAATATTAATGTTGGATGTCCAAGTACAAAAGTAGCTAATAAAGGAGCATTTGGTGCatatttaatgaaaaaaccGCAActtgttaaaaatattgtttatgaaataaaaaaaaaagtccAAATCCCTGTAACTGTTAAAATCAGAACAGGTGTTGATGATCTtgattcattttcttttttaagaTCTTTTATTGAAACAGTTTCATCGGCTGGTTGTgatcattttattatacattcAAGGAAAGCATGGTTAAAAGGGTTAGATCCAAAACAAAATAGAAGTATACCGCCATTAGAATATAATAAGGTTTTCGATTTATGTAAATTATAtccaaatataaaattcacTTTAAATGGTGGGATCAAATCGATTGAACAAGGAGTAGCGTTATTAAATGGATATGCACCAATAAATAACATGTCGGGTAAACACAATAATTGTActgataataattatataaagattAAAGATTATGATATAAACCCATTATATGGTGTTATGATTGGAAGATCATGTATGGAAAATATTACTGTATTGGCAAAAACAGATAAGCTTGTATATAACTATGATATTCCAACTACAGCATATAATAGAAGAACTGTGTTAGATGCATATAAATCCTATTTAGAACAAAATTCATCTTTTTATAGTCTAGTAAATGCTTTTGAATTATTGAAGCCAATACTTGGTATACTTAAGGGAATGCCTGGTCACAGATTATTTAGAAACAAGATAGATTCatatataagaaaatatgCATCTATTTTAAATTGTGCTCAAATACTAGACAAAGCTATGTCAGATGTTGACAATATTGCTCCAGGGTGTCTGGACTTAGTTCTTGATGATTATAAAGCACAACAggaatacataaaaaattattaa
- a CDS encoding gamma-glutamylcysteine synthetase, producing MGFLKIGTPLSWEDVQNVKSLIRLYGILQFVHSYKCNKDRKDEHIMFGDEIEYIIIRNDDKLKEASALLCATDLIDEMMNLESGNDCQYGSHWTPEYSSFTIEGTPSVPFKFELNSSYFIEHCMKIRRNKLNNVLSGLRGVQAITLPCYPNVLLNNSLIMAKKINLEKKKKKINKQEIVETSPINYNCIQINKTIHDSESCDENEPRKHISQKNENKNTSNDIISEDVEENKSTHFVSSDFTQQKYDDLLVPDISMDEVDINNRNDPKNDECVEKEDECQCDVANETLGIEEEDNIFISTIKENSIFKCELFKPDITSEYSNSCLVTDMVISPHSRYVTLTKNIRKRRGTKVISFNEIYKDVNTENMDIWKLSLDKNDKRLFKKKLKKTTLDGHLIWNKSMTNEKKKSEKKNIIKNDETELLDKVIKHSLFSNIDDDEDYIYSYNREFIEEYSKKCKNPIKNYVYLDAMFFGMSMCCQQITMSFQTINDAKYVYDQLAVIAPLFLAITACTPYLGGFLTETDARWRVISNSVDCRTEDELSYISKPRYSGISLYISDELPLKKNYYFYNDIDIILNKNVYDKLIKENVDEYLSRHISSLFVRDPIVVFEGSFSEKDITTIQNIMHEKNENINNSKMWSEEEMNKIYLSDDFEFLEDYKEKVLSSHQHFENFQSTNWNSVRFKPPPILDNNYLNGPSSIGWRVEFRTPDIQITDFENASVVALIMTLSKFILKKKLNLYIPMSKLEENLFRSSKRDAILKEKFYFRNDINYDTCNNEIEEKSIYDIFFNKNNGILYLCSLYIEEQFEQGLISLSAKNKINEYIQFIKLRCKGEICTGASFLRKFILNHSAYEQNSYINNQINYDLCKLISDIGKGEIAPHELLGGFVDPHKERIKNNLRQISKRQYLKSLAYKFISGEDYTQYLLLNEDLKHDKDFFIQNKHTNYEESDEYIDNNMLEFGKKLYQFSA from the coding sequence ATGGGTTTTCTAAAAATTGGAACTCCATTAAGTTGGGAAGATGTGCAGAATGTCAAATCATTAATTAGATTATATGGAATATTGCAATTTGTTCattcatataaatgtaataaGGATAGAAAAGATGAACATATTATGTTTGGAGATGAAatagaatatataattataagaaatgatgataaattaaaagaagCATCTGCATTATTATGTGCAACTGATTTAATAGATGAAATGATGAATTTAGAAAGTGGAAATGATTGCCAATATGGATCCCATTGGACTCCTGAGTATTCTTCTTTTACAATTGAAGGAACTCCATCTGTTCCATTTAAATTTGAATTAAATTCATCATATTTCATTGAGCATTGTATGAAAAtaagaagaaataaattaaataatgtttTAAGTGGTTTGAGAGGTGTTCAAGCTATAACATTACCATGTTATCCTAATGTgcttttaaataatagcCTTATTAtggcaaaaaaaataaatcttgaaaaaaaaaaaaaaaaaataaataaacaagaAATAGTAGAAACATCTCCTATAAATTACAATTGtatacaaattaataaaacaattcaCGACTCAGAAAGTTGTGATGAAAATGAACCACGAAAACATATTtctcaaaaaaatgaaaataaaaatactaGTAATGATATTATATCAGAAGATgttgaagaaaataaatcaacCCATTTTGTTAGTTCAGATTTTACCCAGCAAAAATATGACGATCTTTTAGTTCCTGATATATCTATGGATGAGGttgatattaataatagaaatgatccaaaaaatgatgaatgCGTCGAAAAAGAAGATGAATGCCAATGTGATGTTGCAAATGAAACGCTAGGCATCGAAGAAGaagataatatttttatttcaacaataaaagaaaattcaatatttaaatgtgaattatttaaacCAGATATAACAAGTGAATATAGTAATAGCTGCTTAGTTACAGATATGGTTATAAGCCCACATTCTAGATATGTAACATtaactaaaaatatacgAAAAAGAAGAGGAACTAAAgttatatcatttaatgaaatatataaagatgTAAATACAGAGAATATGGATATATGGAAATTATCTTTAGATAAAAATGACAAAAgactttttaaaaaaaaattaaaaaaaacaaccTTAGATGGTCATCTTATTTGGAATAAATCAATGACAAATGAAAAGAAgaaaagtgaaaaaaaaaatataataaaaaatgatgaaactGAATTATTAGACAAAGTGATAAAACATAGTTTGTTCAGCAACATAGATGATGATGaagattatatatattcttataATCGTGAATTTATAGAagaatattcaaaaaaatgtaaaaatccgattaaaaattatgtatatttagaTGCAATGTTTTTTGGAATGAGTATGTGCTGCCAACAAATTACAATGTCTTTTCAAACAATTAATGATgcaaaatatgtatatgatCAGCTAGCTGTAATTGCACCATTATTTTTAGCTATAACTGCATGTACACCATATTTAGGTGGATTCTTAACAGAAACAGATGCAAGGTGGAGAGTTATATCAAATAGTGTTGATTGTAGAACTGAAGATGAATTATCTTATATTTCAAAACCAAGATATTCAGGAATCTCTCTTTATATATCGGATGAATTaccattaaaaaaaaattactatttttataatgatattgatattatattaaataaaaatgtttatgataaattaataaaagaaaatgtagATGAATATTTATCTAGGCATATTTCATCACTATTTGTTCGCGATCCAATTGTAGTATTTGAAGGTTCATTTAGTGAAAAGGATATTACCacaatacaaaatattatgcatgaaaaaaatgagaatattaataattcaaaaatgTGGAGCGAAGAggaaatgaataaaatatatttaagtgatgattttgaatttttagaagactataaagaaaaagtaTTATCATCGCACCaacattttgaaaatttccAAAGCACTAATTGGAATAGTGTTAGATTTAAACCGCCACCAATATTagataataattatttaaatggtCCAAGCTCAATTGGATGGAGAGTAGAATTTAGAACTCCAGATATTCAAATTACAGATTTTGAAAACGCTTCTGTTGTTGCTTTAATTATGACATTatctaaatttatattaaaaaaaaaattaaatttatacataCCAATGTCTAAATTAgaagaaaatttatttcgATCATCAAAACGTGATgcaatattaaaagaaaaattttatttcagaaatgatataaattatgatacatgtaataatgaaattgaagaaaaaagtatatatgatatattttttaataaaaataatggtattttatatttatgttctttatatatagaagAACAATTTGAACAAGGCTTAATTAGTTTATCagcaaaaaataaaataaatgaatatatacaatttattaaattaagaTGTAAAGGTGAAATATGTACTGGAGCTTCatttttaagaaaatttattttaaatcattcagcatatgaacaaaattcatatataaacaatcaAATTAATTATGATCTTTGTAAATTAATATCTGATATAGGAAAAGGTGAAATTGCTCCTCATGAATTGTTAGGGGGTTTTGTCGACCCCCATAAagaaagaataaaaaataatttaagaCAAATTAGTAAAAGacaatatttaaaatctttagcttataaatttatttctgGGGAAGACTACACTCAGTATCTTCTCCTTAATGAAGATCTAAAACATGATAaagatttttttattcaaaacAAACACACAAATTATGAGGAATCTGATGAATACATTGATAATAACATGCTTGAGTTTGGGAAAAAGTTGTATCAATTCAGTGCATAG
- a CDS encoding nucleosome assembly protein — protein MKRDRSENSVENTTDPKHSKIDNDDPLIPFIKDFEDIQKDIEQLDIKCAHEQMNIQKQYDEKKKPLFDKRDVIIQKVPCFWANTLRKHPALSDIVPEDIDILNHLTTVDLKDNMDNNGSYKITFTFNEKAKEYMEPLVLVKHVTFDNNQEKVVECTRIKWKEGKNPIAAVSNSRIDIDNEMPKWSVFEWFTTEELQDKPDLGEIIRREIWHNPLSYYLGLEDFDDFDEDFDDEDDEDEDDENEDEDEDDDEENEEDEDDEDGKDNDD, from the exons atgaaGAGAGATCGTTCAGAAAATTCTGTTGAAAATACAACAGACCCTAAACATTC AAAAATTGACAACGATGATCCTTTGATACCATTTATAAAAGACTTTGAAGACA TTCAAAAGGATATCGAACAATTAGATATAAAGTGTGCGCATGAACAAATGAACATACAAAAACAATATgatgaaaagaaaaaaccCCTTTTTGATAAAAGAGATGTAATAATTCAAAAGGTTCCATGCTTTTGGGCAAATACCTTAAGAAAACATCCAGCATTAAGTGATATAGTACCAGAAGATATAGATATCTTAAATCATTTAACAACTGTAGATTTAAAAGACAACATGGATAACAATGgatcatataaaataacattcacatttaatgaaaaagcAAAAGAATATATGGAGCCTTTAGTTTTAGTTAAACATGTAACATTTGATAATAACCAAGAAAAGGTAGTTGAATGTACAAGAATTAAATGGAAAGAAGGAAAAAATCCAATAGCGGCTGTGTCTAATAGTAGAATAGATATAGATAATGAAATGCCCAAATGGTCTGTTTTTGAATGGTTTACAACTGAAGAATTACAAGATAAACCAGATCTTGGCGAAATAATTCGAAGAGAAATTTGGCATAATCCTTTATCTTATTATCTAGGATTAGAAGATTTTGATGATTTTGACGAAGACTTTGATGATGAAGATGATGAAGATGAagatgatgaaaatgaagatgAAGATGAAGATgatgatgaagaaaatgaagaagatGAAGATGATGAAGATGGAAAAGATAATGAtgattaa
- a CDS encoding DnaJ protein, putative — translation MLNDIIIQVAIASIGVTIVNSDKVKFLHKFKYAVYALIFSFLIYKGIPWNRENYYIYLNITPNATKQEIQTAYRQAAKIYHPDKNSDESADSSFIKLKHAYDVLSDDVRRSNYNRFGDYKNGEVDDNTATLLICLSLVQHAMFFIIGYFLSYRKQLEFSRQIFLVYNIASFCFELQFRFIEDDTTFDWLPVIGYLLPYEKIKLLRMIFPIVFFISICISAYVYTDRNANLIYLMRSILSTNRIIVERSNDVVESTNYLKKNGDQLISKLQQTRKSGNPMLFQINNKTSENDTLDSFESDNNNNTKDENKNAEDENKKLLENVKEFSLTLDSQQMNLLEKCFEIMKNKKTDDKKGKKKSWFEFFSLQMVFGVIFVYMWLTSK, via the exons ATGTTAAACGATATCATAATACAGGTTGCTATAGCTTCTATAGGAGTTACTATAGTCAATAGTGATAAAGTTAAATTTCTTCATAAATTTA aATATGCAGTATATGCCCTaatcttttcttttttgatatataagGGAATACCATGGAACAgagaaaattattatatttatttgaatattaCCCCGAATGCTACAAAACAAGAAATCCAAACAGCTTATAGGCAAGCTGCTAAAATTTATCACCCA GACAAAAATTCAGACGAATCTGCGGATTCatcttttataaaattgaagCATGCTTATGATGTTTTATCAGATGATGTAAGAAGAAGCAATTATAATCGATTTGGggattataaaaatg GAGAAGTAGACGATAATACTGCGACCTTACTGATATGCCTTTCGTTAGTCCAGCATgctatgttttttattattgggtattttttatcatatcgTAAACAATTAGAATTTTCAAGACAg ATTTTCCTAGTATACAATATAGCAAGTTTCTGTTTCGAATTACAATTTCGATTTATTGAAGATGACACAACCTTTGATTGGCTTCCTGTTATAGGATATCTATTACcctatgaaaaaattaaattattaagaATGATATTTcctattgttttttttattagtatATGTATATCTGCTTATGTATATACAGATAGAAATGCGAACTTGATTTATCTTATGCGTTCAATATTATCGACAAATAGAATAATTGTTGAAAGATCAAATGATGTAGTCGAGTCcacaaattatttaaaaaaaaatggagaCCAACTAATTTCTAAATTACAACAAACACGAAAAAGTGGCAATCCTATGTTGTTTCAAATTAATAACAAAACTAGTGAAAATGATACTTTAGATTCCTTCGAAtctgataataataataatacaaaggatgaaaataaaaatgcagaggatgaaaataaaaaactaCTTGAAAATGTTAAAGAGTTTTCATTAACTCTTGATTCTCAACAAATGAatttattagaaaaatgttttgaaataatgaaaaataaaaaaacagatGATAagaaaggaaaaaaaaaatcatggTTTGAATTTTTCTCTTTACAAATGGTATTTGGagttatatttgtttatatgtGGCTTACTTCAAAGTAA
- a CDS encoding PPPDE peptidase, putative translates to MSIYLHTYILDVPFFLKNVRHTGIEVFGNEYTFSMDGIITSKPKRSGIGRYSKSYELESMKLTYYEFSEILNVLGKIYRPNTYNFIYKNCNHFCDDLFELLCGKRLLHSFMIYSRLGKFFGNFKNVAMCGSINTMDITKDDKNMYICALRLSKSILKKNKNIIKKKTILYQNKINEDTNHNFIHQPSYIIPYNPIISPNMYCNPNILTGSTKSSKYEKCFNDFSTNTYNTLYSLSTTDGFSFP, encoded by the exons atgagTATCTAtttacatacatatattttggaTGTCCCTTTTTTCTTGAAAAATGTTCGCCACACag GAATTGAGGTTTTTGGAAACGAATATACATTTTCAATGGATGGTATAATAACAAGCAAACCAAAAAGATCAGGAATAGGACGGTATAGTAAAAGTTATGAATTAGAATCTATGAAGTTAACATATTATGAATTTTCTgaaattttaaatgttcttggaaaaatatatagacctaatacatataattttatatacaaaaattgtAATCATTTTTGTGATGATTTATTTGAACTATTATGCGGAAAAAGGTTATTACATAGTTTTATGATTTATTCAAGATTAGGTAAGTTCTTTGGGAACTTTAAAAATGTAGCAATGTGCGGATCTATTAATACTATGGATATAACAaaagatgataaaaatatgtatatatgtgctTTAAGATTATCAAAATCaatacttaaaaaaaataaaaatataattaaaaaaaaaacaatattgtatcaaaataaaataaatgaagatACAAATCACAATTTTATTCACCAACcttcatatattattccCTATAACCCGATTATATCACCAAATATGTATTGTAACCCAAACATATTAACAGGATCGACAAAAAGttcaaaatatgaaaaatgttTCAACGATTTTAGCACAAACAcatataatacattatatTCGTTAAGCACAACTGACGGGTTTTCTTTTccataa